From a region of the Deltaproteobacteria bacterium genome:
- a CDS encoding glycosyltransferase produces MAGSLCSSGQHIVWKIMSKSATMTDRFRIILFSSSTSSSGGTRQAMYLARALSDDGWDCQFFIPEGATIIDKDPGLEWRRLIGSPSTWRAQLMREVLPGRTVVHAFHGQAVKLVSIWGLGELGHAAAVVANRGVTFFPRNPLPYWSPGIDAFVVNSESCARQLSVILVPRRKIHVVYNGVPSKRSVANRGAEAVREELEIDRADLIVGTVAGNNPVKGADILMKAFARLRRPGLVLVLVGVSFRDWKEKIDTLELAETIRVVGFTENVADYLRAFDVFVLPSRRESMPNTLMEAMMCGLPTVASCVGGVPEVAS; encoded by the coding sequence ATGGCCGGAAGTCTTTGCTCAAGTGGCCAGCATATCGTCTGGAAGATCATGTCAAAGTCGGCAACAATGACGGATCGGTTCAGAATAATTCTCTTCAGTTCGTCGACCTCAAGCAGCGGAGGGACCCGTCAGGCCATGTACCTGGCCCGGGCCCTGAGCGATGATGGATGGGACTGCCAGTTTTTCATCCCCGAGGGGGCGACCATCATCGACAAGGACCCAGGGCTGGAATGGCGCAGGTTAATCGGTTCTCCGAGCACCTGGAGGGCACAGTTGATGAGAGAGGTGCTGCCCGGTCGAACCGTGGTCCACGCCTTTCACGGCCAGGCGGTCAAGTTGGTCAGCATCTGGGGGCTTGGCGAACTGGGGCATGCGGCGGCGGTGGTCGCCAACCGTGGGGTGACTTTCTTTCCCCGCAACCCTCTGCCCTACTGGTCTCCGGGGATTGATGCCTTTGTGGTCAACTCCGAGTCCTGTGCCAGGCAGTTGAGCGTCATTCTCGTGCCAAGGCGGAAAATTCACGTGGTGTACAACGGCGTCCCTTCTAAACGGTCTGTAGCAAACCGAGGGGCCGAGGCGGTCCGTGAAGAGCTGGAGATTGATCGGGCCGATCTGATCGTGGGAACAGTGGCCGGGAACAACCCGGTCAAGGGAGCGGACATTCTCATGAAAGCCTTTGCCCGGCTCAGGCGGCCGGGACTTGTTTTGGTCTTGGTGGGGGTTTCGTTCCGGGATTGGAAGGAGAAGATTGATACTCTCGAATTGGCAGAAACGATCAGAGTCGTTGGTTTCACCGAAAACGTTGCCGATTACCTGCGAGCTTTTGATGTTTTTGTGCTTCCCTCGCGCCGAGAGAGCATGCCCAACACCCTTATGGAGGCCATGATGTGCGGCTTGCCGACAGTCGCCTCCTGTGTAGGAGGTGTACCGGAAGTCGCATCG
- a CDS encoding glycosyltransferase: MKKVCFVNSTHKWGGVKTWSLEVGSELMAAGIECHVLARKGPFLDMALDMGFRGLPVRFGIDYNPILIVRMFRYFRVQGIDLVVVNVGKDVRTAGLAARMAGIPVIHRVGLAGDMQDKLDVRLNHALVKPGLLVPCRQIRDGLLRELPFLGPDEIVVAHTVKPPGTDRPNAVNSPPVIVSTSQLNSDKGHAVVLEALAGLKGQGFSIRYEIVGTGREQNFLEALAAKLGLGDSVVWHGFRTDVRSILKRADLFVLASTSEGFPNSLLEAMAEGLVCVSRDVGGVDEIWPASNVPLLAQNANAQEFGAAIASILALPASDLLARKQKQYDEYAAWVGAERAKRAWPEVFAQVASISSGRSCQSRQQ; this comes from the coding sequence ATGAAAAAGGTCTGCTTCGTCAATTCCACGCACAAATGGGGTGGAGTGAAGACTTGGTCCCTGGAGGTCGGGTCGGAGCTCATGGCCGCCGGTATCGAGTGTCACGTTCTGGCTCGAAAAGGTCCTTTTTTGGACATGGCCCTGGATATGGGCTTTCGAGGACTGCCGGTACGTTTCGGGATCGATTACAATCCTATTCTGATTGTACGGATGTTTCGGTATTTTCGGGTGCAAGGAATTGATCTAGTGGTCGTCAACGTCGGGAAGGATGTCAGGACGGCGGGACTAGCGGCAAGGATGGCCGGGATTCCGGTCATTCACCGGGTAGGCCTAGCCGGTGACATGCAAGACAAGCTTGACGTCCGTTTGAACCACGCCCTGGTCAAGCCGGGGCTTTTAGTTCCCTGTCGACAGATTCGGGACGGCCTTCTCAGGGAGCTTCCATTTCTTGGGCCCGACGAAATCGTTGTGGCGCATACGGTCAAGCCCCCTGGGACGGACCGGCCAAACGCGGTCAACAGTCCTCCGGTCATCGTATCGACCAGTCAGCTTAACTCCGATAAGGGACACGCCGTGGTCCTCGAGGCTTTGGCCGGGTTGAAGGGTCAGGGGTTTTCCATCCGCTACGAAATTGTGGGAACCGGACGTGAACAAAATTTCCTCGAGGCTCTGGCCGCAAAATTGGGTTTAGGTGATTCGGTCGTCTGGCACGGGTTCAGGACGGATGTGCGGTCCATCCTGAAGCGAGCGGATCTGTTCGTGTTGGCCTCGACATCCGAGGGTTTTCCAAACAGTCTTTTGGAGGCAATGGCTGAGGGGCTGGTCTGCGTCAGCAGGGATGTGGGAGGTGTGGATGAGATCTGGCCCGCGTCAAATGTTCCGCTTTTGGCTCAAAACGCCAATGCGCAAGAGTTCGGCGCGGCCATCGCCTCGATTTTGGCCTTGCCTGCGTCCGATTTGTTGGCTCGAAAACAGAAACAGTACGACGAGTACGCGGCCTGGGTCGGAGCCGAGCGGGCGAAGAGGGCATGGCCGGAAGTCTTTGCTCAAGTGGCCAGCATATCGTCTGGAAGATCATGTCAAAGTCGGCAACAATGA